One genomic window of Microbaculum marinisediminis includes the following:
- the hutU gene encoding urocanate hydratase encodes MTVHSRIDNAREIRAPRGPELSAKSWLTEAPLRMLMNNLDPDVAENPHELVVYGGIGRAARDWAAYDRIVAALRALEDDESLLIQSGKPVGVFRTHPDAPRVLIANSNLVAHWADWEHFNALDAQGLMMYGQMTAGSWIYIGSQGIVQGTYETFAEMGRQHYGGDLAGKWILTGGLGGMGGAQPLAATMAGASMLAVECRPSRIEMRLRTGYLDIQAGNLDEALEIIRRSCAEKKPVSVGVLGNAALVFPELVRRGVVPGAVTDQTSAHDPLNGYLPAGWTLEQWDERRVSDPAATIREAKLSMKDQVEAMLWFHREGVPTFDYGNNIRQMAQDAGLEDAFAFPGFVPAYIRPLFCRGVGPFRWAALSGDPEDIYRTDQKVKELIPDDPHLHTWLDMARARIHFQGLPARICWVGLGDRDRLGLAFNEMVAKGELKAPVVIGRDHLDSGSVASPNRETEAMMDGSDAVADWPLLNALLNCASGATWVSIHHGGGVGIGFSQHSGMVIVADGTEAAARRLARVLWNDPASGVMRHADAGYDIAIRCAREKRLTLPSLDD; translated from the coding sequence ATGACCGTACACAGCCGCATCGACAACGCCCGCGAGATCCGCGCGCCGCGCGGGCCGGAGCTGTCGGCGAAGAGCTGGCTCACCGAGGCGCCGCTGCGGATGCTGATGAACAACCTCGATCCCGACGTCGCCGAGAACCCGCACGAGCTCGTCGTCTATGGCGGCATCGGCCGGGCGGCGCGCGACTGGGCCGCCTACGACCGGATCGTCGCGGCGCTGCGCGCGCTGGAGGACGACGAGAGCCTGCTGATCCAGTCCGGCAAGCCGGTCGGCGTATTCAGGACCCATCCGGACGCCCCGCGCGTGCTGATCGCCAATTCCAACCTGGTCGCGCACTGGGCCGACTGGGAGCATTTCAACGCGCTCGATGCCCAGGGCCTGATGATGTACGGCCAGATGACCGCGGGCTCGTGGATCTACATCGGCAGCCAGGGCATCGTTCAGGGCACCTACGAGACCTTCGCCGAGATGGGCCGCCAGCACTATGGCGGCGACCTGGCGGGCAAATGGATCCTCACCGGCGGCCTCGGCGGCATGGGCGGGGCGCAGCCGCTGGCCGCCACCATGGCCGGCGCCTCGATGCTCGCCGTCGAATGCCGGCCCTCGCGCATCGAGATGCGGCTGCGCACCGGCTATCTCGACATCCAGGCCGGCAACCTCGACGAGGCGCTCGAGATCATCCGGCGGTCCTGCGCCGAGAAGAAGCCGGTCTCGGTCGGCGTGCTCGGCAACGCCGCGCTGGTGTTCCCGGAGCTGGTGCGGCGCGGCGTCGTGCCCGGCGCCGTCACCGACCAGACCTCGGCGCACGATCCCCTGAACGGCTACCTGCCCGCCGGCTGGACGCTGGAGCAGTGGGACGAGCGGCGCGTCAGCGATCCCGCCGCGACGATCCGCGAGGCCAAGCTGTCGATGAAGGATCAGGTCGAGGCGATGCTGTGGTTCCACCGCGAGGGCGTGCCCACCTTCGACTACGGCAACAACATCCGCCAGATGGCCCAGGACGCCGGCCTGGAGGACGCCTTCGCGTTCCCCGGCTTCGTGCCGGCCTATATCCGGCCGCTGTTCTGCCGGGGCGTCGGGCCGTTCCGCTGGGCGGCGCTATCGGGCGACCCGGAGGACATCTACCGCACCGATCAGAAGGTGAAGGAGCTGATCCCCGACGATCCCCACCTGCACACCTGGCTCGACATGGCGCGCGCGCGCATCCACTTCCAAGGCCTGCCCGCCCGCATCTGCTGGGTCGGCCTCGGCGACCGCGACCGGCTGGGCCTGGCGTTCAACGAGATGGTGGCAAAGGGCGAGCTGAAGGCGCCGGTCGTCATCGGCCGCGACCATCTCGATTCCGGATCGGTGGCGAGCCCCAATCGCGAGACCGAGGCGATGATGGACGGCTCCGACGCGGTGGCCGACTGGCCGCTGCTCAACGCGCTGCTCAACTGCGCGTCGGGGGCGACCTGGGTGTCGATCCACCACGGCGGCGGCGTCGGCATCGGCTTCTCGCAGCATTCGGGCATGGTGATCGTCGCCGACGGCACCGAGGCGGCGGCGCGCCGGCTCGCCCGCGTGCTGTGGAACGACCCGGCCTCCGGCGTGATGCGACATGCTGACGCGGGATACGACATCGCCATTCGCTGCGCCCGCGAAAAACGCCTGACTCTCCCGTCGCTCGACGATTGA
- the hisD gene encoding histidinol dehydrogenase produces the protein MSSIAVHDLTRLDAAARADLLRRSEADLSAYRDKVAPIIEAVRTRGDAALAEFGRAFDRADVTADALAATPADFDAAEAALDDEIKEAMAFAAERIRRFHARQMPEDMWLEEMGDGVMAGERSLPIPSVACYVPRGKGAFPSVALMTAIPAVVAGVGRVIVVTPPTPDGGIDDATLHACRLAGVTEVYKCGGAQAVAACAFGTETVPKVAKILGPGSPWLVAAMQELADVIDVGPPAGPSESIVIADSTADPRVTALDLLNEAEHGPDSSAFLVTDDRALADRVIAEIETLFAHMGETRTSYCRTVLGGTNGGVVIAADMDAACAFVNDYAPEHLMVESANPWAYVPKLKHAGEILLGGHTAIAVANYVLGPNHVLPTGGWARTRSPLSVFDYLKRQTIAYVTEDGYPGLAPQARVLARYEGFEAHANAVSKLREGGDKP, from the coding sequence ATGTCCTCCATCGCCGTACACGATCTCACCCGCCTCGACGCGGCCGCGCGCGCCGATCTGCTTCGGCGCAGCGAGGCGGACCTGTCCGCGTATCGCGACAAGGTCGCCCCGATCATCGAGGCGGTGCGGACGCGCGGCGACGCGGCGCTCGCCGAGTTCGGCCGCGCGTTCGACCGCGCCGACGTCACCGCCGACGCGCTGGCGGCGACCCCGGCCGATTTCGACGCCGCCGAGGCCGCGCTCGACGACGAGATCAAGGAGGCGATGGCCTTCGCCGCGGAGCGCATCCGCCGCTTCCACGCCCGCCAGATGCCCGAGGACATGTGGCTCGAGGAGATGGGCGACGGCGTCATGGCCGGCGAGCGCTCGCTGCCGATCCCCTCGGTCGCCTGCTACGTGCCGCGCGGCAAGGGCGCGTTTCCCTCGGTCGCGCTGATGACGGCGATCCCCGCCGTCGTCGCCGGCGTCGGCCGGGTGATCGTGGTGACGCCGCCGACGCCGGACGGCGGCATCGACGACGCAACGCTCCATGCCTGCCGTCTCGCCGGCGTCACGGAGGTCTACAAGTGCGGCGGGGCGCAGGCGGTGGCCGCCTGCGCCTTCGGCACGGAAACGGTGCCGAAGGTCGCCAAGATCCTCGGGCCAGGCTCGCCGTGGCTGGTCGCCGCGATGCAGGAACTCGCCGACGTGATCGACGTCGGCCCGCCGGCCGGTCCGAGCGAATCCATCGTCATCGCCGACTCCACCGCCGATCCGCGCGTCACCGCCCTCGACCTTCTCAACGAGGCCGAGCACGGGCCGGATTCCTCCGCCTTCCTGGTCACCGACGACCGCGCGCTCGCCGACAGGGTGATCGCCGAGATCGAGACGCTGTTCGCCCATATGGGCGAGACGCGGACCTCCTATTGCCGCACCGTCCTGGGCGGCACCAATGGCGGCGTGGTGATCGCCGCCGACATGGACGCGGCCTGCGCCTTCGTCAACGACTACGCGCCCGAGCACCTGATGGTCGAAAGCGCCAATCCGTGGGCCTACGTGCCGAAGCTGAAGCATGCCGGCGAGATCCTGCTCGGCGGCCATACCGCGATCGCGGTGGCCAACTACGTGCTCGGCCCGAACCACGTGCTGCCGACCGGCGGCTGGGCGCGGACCCGCTCGCCGCTGTCGGTGTTCGACTATCTGAAGCGGCAGACCATCGCGTACGTAACCGAGGACGGCTATCCCGGGCTGGCGCCGCAGGCGCGCGTGCTTGCCCGCTACGAAGGCTTCGAGGCCCATGCCAACGCGGTCTCGAAGCTGCGCGAGGGCGGCGACAAGCCGTAG
- a CDS encoding endonuclease domain-containing protein: MAEMDRFRKRARALRARQSSAEARLWQALRNRRLSGWKFRRQHPIDVFVVDFVSLEGKLVIEVDGATHSGADEITRDSERTRVLESLGFHVLRVTNTDVYDNLPGVLDAVAHELDLPKL, translated from the coding sequence ATGGCCGAAATGGACCGCTTCCGAAAACGAGCCCGGGCTCTGCGTGCACGTCAGTCGAGTGCGGAGGCGCGGCTCTGGCAGGCACTGCGGAATCGCCGGCTCTCAGGATGGAAGTTCCGCCGCCAGCACCCGATCGATGTGTTTGTCGTGGATTTCGTTTCTCTCGAAGGCAAACTCGTCATCGAGGTCGATGGCGCGACACATTCCGGCGCGGACGAGATCACACGCGATTCCGAACGCACGCGCGTTCTGGAGTCGCTTGGGTTCCATGTCCTCCGGGTGACCAATACGGACGTGTACGACAACCTGCCTGGCGTCCTCGACGCCGTGGCCCACGAGTTGGATCTTCCCAAGCTCTGA
- the mdoH gene encoding glucans biosynthesis glucosyltransferase MdoH, which yields MTRVPVNEPIVLPDSPLPADAPLVMPIQDLRRVPQPMRTAAPDRWAWLPRLVVFGGAAVLSAVLVNEMYGVLAVAGLTPIEAVMLALFVVNIAWIAFAFMSATLGTLALLTGWGIFTVPARETRVPSGRTAILLPAYNEDAVRVFAAAAATAEGLAEAGASDAFDVFVLSDSTDPDAWIAEEAAFRALIRRRSRRARVFYRRRRHNTEKKAGNVAEWCKRFGAAYPFFVILDADSLMEPETLIRLALAMEESPQAGLIQTVPAIVNRNTLFARLQQFAGRVYGPVMAAGLGTWARGVGNYWGHNAIIRTEAFVGAAGLPTLRGRPPFGGHIMSHDFVEAALLRRAGWSVLLAPTLAGSYEESPPSLIDLATRDRRWCQGNLQHAKIVVARGLKWPSRVHMVTGIMSYVASPVWLMFLIAGLLLALQARFIRPEYFTEQFQLFPSWPVIDSERAIGLFVVTMAILFLPKLFGLAVALTDRRVRAGIGGAVRGTASVLVESLLAALLAPVMMAIQSAAVADIVLGRDAGWNPQRRDDGTVPFAEVFRRHRPHTVLGVLLGASAWAVSPQVLAWMSPAVLGLLLAAPVSALTARLGAGLALRRARLLSIPEESAPPAILTRAEATAAELAERIGAPREACDRLLSDPALLAFHRACLTPDRPHGRGGIDETLVLALARLDAADSIEEAVRFLSPREKLAVLADPQGLDRLALLPHARAAE from the coding sequence GTGACCAGGGTTCCCGTCAACGAGCCGATCGTCCTGCCGGATTCGCCGCTGCCGGCCGATGCGCCGCTGGTCATGCCGATCCAGGACCTGCGCCGGGTCCCGCAACCCATGCGCACCGCCGCGCCCGACCGCTGGGCCTGGCTGCCGCGGCTCGTCGTCTTCGGCGGCGCGGCGGTGCTGTCGGCGGTCCTGGTCAACGAGATGTACGGCGTTCTCGCCGTCGCCGGGCTGACGCCGATCGAGGCGGTGATGCTGGCGCTGTTCGTCGTCAACATCGCCTGGATCGCGTTCGCCTTCATGTCGGCGACGCTGGGCACGCTGGCGCTGCTGACCGGATGGGGCATCTTCACCGTGCCGGCCCGCGAGACCCGCGTGCCCTCGGGCCGCACCGCCATCCTGCTTCCCGCCTACAACGAGGACGCCGTCCGGGTCTTCGCCGCCGCCGCCGCGACCGCCGAGGGCCTCGCCGAGGCCGGCGCCAGCGACGCCTTCGACGTCTTCGTCCTCAGCGATTCGACCGACCCCGACGCCTGGATCGCCGAGGAGGCCGCGTTCCGCGCCCTGATCCGCCGCCGCTCCAGGCGCGCCCGCGTGTTCTATCGCCGCCGCCGCCACAACACCGAGAAGAAGGCCGGCAACGTCGCCGAATGGTGCAAGCGCTTCGGCGCGGCCTATCCCTTCTTCGTCATTCTCGACGCCGACAGCCTGATGGAACCGGAGACGCTGATCCGTCTGGCGCTGGCCATGGAAGAAAGCCCCCAGGCCGGCCTGATCCAGACCGTCCCGGCGATCGTCAACCGCAACACGCTGTTCGCCCGGCTGCAGCAGTTCGCCGGCCGTGTCTACGGCCCGGTGATGGCGGCGGGGCTCGGCACCTGGGCGCGCGGCGTCGGCAACTACTGGGGCCACAACGCCATCATTCGCACCGAGGCCTTCGTCGGCGCGGCGGGACTGCCAACGCTACGCGGCCGGCCGCCCTTCGGCGGCCACATCATGAGCCACGATTTCGTCGAGGCCGCGCTGCTGCGCCGGGCCGGGTGGTCGGTGCTGCTCGCGCCCACCCTCGCCGGCTCCTACGAGGAGAGCCCGCCGAGCCTGATCGATCTCGCCACCCGCGACCGGCGCTGGTGCCAGGGCAATCTCCAGCACGCCAAGATCGTCGTGGCGCGCGGGCTGAAATGGCCGAGCCGCGTCCACATGGTGACCGGCATCATGTCCTACGTCGCCTCGCCGGTCTGGCTGATGTTCCTGATCGCGGGCCTGTTGCTCGCCCTGCAGGCGCGGTTCATCCGGCCGGAATACTTCACCGAACAGTTCCAGCTCTTCCCGAGCTGGCCGGTGATCGATTCCGAACGCGCCATCGGCCTGTTCGTGGTCACCATGGCGATCCTGTTCCTGCCCAAGCTGTTCGGGCTGGCCGTCGCGCTGACCGACCGCCGGGTGCGCGCCGGCATCGGCGGCGCCGTCCGCGGCACGGCGAGCGTTCTGGTGGAATCGCTGCTGGCCGCGCTGCTCGCCCCGGTGATGATGGCGATCCAGTCGGCCGCCGTCGCCGATATCGTGCTCGGCCGCGACGCCGGCTGGAACCCCCAGCGCCGCGACGACGGCACCGTCCCCTTCGCCGAGGTGTTCCGGCGCCATCGCCCCCACACCGTGCTCGGCGTGCTGCTGGGCGCCAGCGCCTGGGCCGTGTCGCCGCAGGTGCTCGCCTGGATGAGCCCGGCCGTCCTCGGCCTGCTGCTGGCCGCCCCGGTCTCGGCGCTGACCGCGCGCCTGGGCGCCGGCCTGGCGTTGCGCCGGGCCCGCCTCCTGTCGATCCCGGAGGAGAGCGCCCCGCCGGCGATCCTGACCCGGGCCGAGGCGACCGCCGCCGAACTGGCGGAGCGGATCGGCGCGCCGCGCGAGGCCTGCGACCGTCTCCTGTCCGATCCGGCGCTGCTCGCCTTCCACCGGGCCTGCCTGACGCCGGACCGCCCGCACGGACGCGGCGGCATCGACGAGACCCTGGTGCTGGCATTGGCGCGCCTCGACGCGGCGGACAGCATAGAGGAGGCGGTGCGCTTCCTGTCGCCGCGCGAAAAGCTCGCCGTGCTTGCCGACCCGCAGGGCCTCGACCGTCTCGCCCTGCTGCCGCACGCCAGGGCGGCGGAGTAG
- a CDS encoding glucan biosynthesis protein, with protein MALTRRGLVFLGIAAAAAQRTWPMEAMAAGDAPLLRVGDPQPFAPAAVRARARQLAAEPFVPHLSEVPGVIRDLTYDQYRDIRFRTDAAVWRGEQLPVEMQLFHLGHVYDEPVAINLVSEGMSRHVAFSPELFDYGPLVPQPVPAEDVGFSGFRLHGPLNRDDYLDEYAVFQGASYFRAIGKGQAYGLSARGLAIGTAEPEGEEFPVFREFWIEKPRPGANSVVVHALLDSPSATGAYRFTIRPGADTVIDVEATLYPRADIDKIGLAPLTSMFYFGPQDRAGIDDFRPAVHDSDGMLVWNGRGEWIWRPLVNPARLQISAFLDEHPQGFGLLQRSRKFDAYQDLEARYERRPSVWVEPIGDWGMGSVILIEIPTNSEVHDNIVAFWRPAEPIKAGEDQQITYRLYWCNEIPTDQGVARVVGTRTGQVPADGSSTPPDDRLIVIDFAGGPLAGLSPEEAVVPDISASAGTVSPGTIQFNPETGGRRVAFGFDPAGTDEVDLRCALLKDGARISEVWVCRWAE; from the coding sequence ATGGCGTTGACCCGCAGGGGTCTTGTATTTTTGGGCATCGCGGCCGCGGCCGCGCAGCGGACCTGGCCGATGGAGGCCATGGCCGCCGGCGACGCGCCGCTGCTGCGTGTCGGTGATCCCCAACCCTTCGCGCCCGCCGCGGTCCGCGCCCGCGCCAGGCAGCTCGCCGCCGAGCCGTTCGTGCCGCATCTCTCCGAGGTGCCCGGCGTCATCCGCGATCTCACCTACGACCAGTACCGCGACATCCGCTTCCGCACCGACGCGGCGGTCTGGCGCGGCGAGCAGCTGCCGGTCGAGATGCAGCTGTTCCATCTCGGCCATGTCTATGACGAGCCGGTGGCCATCAACCTCGTCTCCGAGGGAATGAGCCGGCACGTCGCGTTCTCCCCGGAGCTGTTCGACTACGGTCCGCTGGTGCCGCAGCCGGTGCCGGCCGAGGATGTCGGCTTTTCCGGCTTCCGCCTGCACGGGCCGCTGAACCGGGACGACTATCTCGACGAATACGCGGTGTTCCAGGGCGCCAGCTACTTCCGCGCGATCGGCAAGGGCCAGGCCTACGGCCTGTCTGCGCGCGGCCTCGCCATCGGCACCGCCGAGCCGGAAGGCGAGGAGTTCCCGGTCTTCCGCGAATTCTGGATCGAGAAGCCGCGCCCGGGCGCGAACTCGGTCGTCGTTCACGCCCTGCTCGATAGCCCCAGCGCGACCGGCGCCTATCGCTTCACCATCCGTCCCGGCGCCGACACGGTCATCGACGTCGAGGCGACGCTGTATCCGCGCGCCGATATCGACAAGATCGGCCTCGCCCCGCTCACCAGCATGTTCTATTTCGGCCCGCAGGACCGCGCCGGCATCGACGATTTCCGGCCCGCCGTCCACGATTCCGACGGCATGCTCGTCTGGAACGGCCGCGGCGAGTGGATCTGGCGGCCGCTGGTCAATCCCGCGCGGCTGCAGATCAGCGCCTTTCTCGACGAGCACCCGCAGGGCTTCGGCCTGCTGCAGCGCTCGCGGAAATTCGATGCCTATCAGGATCTCGAGGCGCGCTACGAGCGTCGCCCCAGCGTCTGGGTTGAGCCGATCGGCGACTGGGGCATGGGCTCGGTGATCCTGATCGAGATCCCGACCAATTCCGAGGTTCACGACAATATCGTCGCCTTCTGGCGGCCGGCCGAACCGATCAAGGCCGGCGAGGACCAGCAGATCACCTACCGGCTCTACTGGTGCAACGAGATCCCGACCGACCAGGGCGTGGCCCGCGTCGTCGGCACACGGACCGGGCAGGTTCCCGCCGACGGCTCGAGCACGCCGCCGGACGACCGGCTGATCGTCATCGATTTCGCCGGCGGCCCGCTCGCCGGCCTGTCGCCCGAGGAGGCGGTCGTGCCGGACATCTCGGCGTCGGCGGGCACGGTGTCGCCCGGCACGATCCAGTTCAATCCGGAGACCGGCGGCCGCCGGGTCGCCTTCGGCTTCGACCCGGCCGGTACCGACGAAGTCGATCTGCGCTGCGCCCTTTTGAAGGACGGCGCGCGCATATCGGAAGTGTGGGTCTGCCGATGGGCGGAGTGA
- a CDS encoding efflux RND transporter periplasmic adaptor subunit encodes MASNWVRPAVMVATAAGVAGAIAWAFWPQPVPADLGVIAPGVLEVTVDEEGISRIRDVYTVSAPIAGKVMRTPLEVGDRVAANDTVVAVIQPTAPAFLDVRSRREAEGAIAAAEAAVTLAQAQVTEAQSQLDFAKSEAGRADELMRRNIISERTHQQAHLEVDTAAARLASAHATLEVRKRELERAQAALIGPEAMQEAATGENCCVEVDAPVDGEVLKIVTESEQVVPAGTALVEIGDPVNLEIAVDLLSSDAVRVPRDAEARIDGWGGPTLTARVRRIESAGFTKVSALGIEEQRVKAVLDLVDPPSKWSSLGHDYRVVVHVIVDRQEALLVPLGALFRRGANWAVFVVDAESRARLRTVTLGARNARHAAIVDGLDEGDRVVLHPSDRIADGVRVAARDVEAL; translated from the coding sequence ATGGCTTCCAACTGGGTCCGTCCGGCCGTCATGGTCGCCACCGCCGCGGGGGTGGCGGGCGCGATCGCCTGGGCTTTCTGGCCGCAGCCGGTTCCCGCCGATCTCGGCGTCATCGCGCCGGGCGTGCTCGAGGTCACCGTCGACGAGGAGGGCATCTCCCGCATTCGCGACGTCTACACGGTGTCCGCGCCGATCGCCGGCAAGGTGATGCGCACGCCGCTCGAGGTCGGCGACAGGGTCGCGGCCAACGATACCGTGGTCGCCGTCATCCAGCCGACGGCGCCGGCGTTCCTCGACGTGCGCTCGCGACGCGAGGCGGAAGGCGCGATCGCCGCCGCGGAGGCCGCCGTCACGCTGGCCCAGGCGCAGGTCACCGAGGCGCAGTCGCAGCTCGATTTCGCCAAGAGCGAAGCCGGCCGCGCCGACGAGCTGATGCGGCGCAACATCATCTCCGAGCGCACCCACCAGCAGGCCCATCTGGAGGTCGATACCGCCGCCGCCCGCCTGGCCAGCGCCCACGCGACGCTGGAGGTGCGCAAGCGCGAGCTCGAGCGCGCCCAGGCGGCCCTGATCGGCCCCGAAGCGATGCAGGAGGCCGCCACCGGGGAAAATTGCTGCGTCGAGGTGGATGCGCCCGTCGACGGCGAGGTGCTCAAGATCGTCACCGAGAGCGAGCAGGTCGTCCCCGCCGGCACGGCGCTCGTCGAGATCGGCGATCCGGTCAACCTGGAGATCGCCGTCGACCTGTTGTCGTCCGACGCCGTCCGCGTGCCCCGCGATGCCGAGGCGCGGATCGACGGCTGGGGCGGGCCGACCCTGACCGCCAGGGTGCGGCGCATCGAGAGCGCCGGCTTCACCAAGGTCTCCGCCCTCGGTATCGAGGAGCAGCGGGTCAAGGCCGTGCTCGATCTGGTCGATCCGCCGTCGAAATGGAGCAGCCTCGGCCACGACTACCGCGTCGTCGTGCATGTCATCGTCGACCGGCAGGAGGCCCTGCTGGTGCCGCTCGGCGCGCTGTTCCGGCGCGGCGCGAACTGGGCGGTGTTCGTGGTCGACGCCGAAAGCCGCGCCCGGCTGCGCACGGTGACGCTGGGCGCGCGCAACGCCCGCCACGCCGCGATCGTGGACGGCCTCGACGAAGGCGACCGGGTGGTGCTGCATCCAAGCGACCGGATCGCCGACGGCGTCCGCGTCGCCGCCCGCGACGTCGAGGCGCTCTGA
- a CDS encoding ABC transporter permease, with translation MAALDRKLLRDLWRLKTQVIAIAMVMAAGVATLVLAVGAYRSLNETRETYYERYRFADVFANATRAPEWLADEIARIPGVAAVETRIVKTAILDIEDFSVPATAALVSMPAIGEQVLNRLYIRQGRTPDPAHPDEVVVNEAFAKAHGFVPGDSFHAIMEGRKRRLTIVGIALSPEYIYALGPWDLMPDDSRFAVGWMSRKAMEAAFDLDGAFSQVSVKLLRGASEADVIERIDTLLERYGGRGAYGRKDQQSHAFLDAELLQLQAMARVLPPIFLFVAAFLINMILSRLVALEREQIGLMKALGYRATTIGVHYLKFVAAIAVIGIVVGGIAGTWLGFGLTRLYGDFYHFPFLVFLWGPDIYAVAVFVTVGAAVAGGARAVWSVVRLPPAVAMHAPAPPRYRRLFANGWLRHFSQVTIMIGRHILRWPVRAGLTVFGISLSAAVLLASLFALDSVEFMIDFTYFQADRQDATLEFTQERPVSVIADVQRLPGVLTAEPTRAVAVKVRHGHIERRVPIIGKPAGTDLSRVIDTGFRPVTLPETGFAPSEALAGILGVRVGDIVEIETLEGRKRIVEMPVTAIIQGYIGLLSYMDIEAVNRLMLEGPMITGVHLAIDEAQSDALFAAVKDMPMVGSIALQKKSLEKFRQTLAENIDIMISVYTGLAMVIAFGVVYNSARIQLSERGRELASLRVLGFTRAEVSWILLGELAVLVLASLPLGWALGYLVAWATVQGFQSELYRVPLVIGRETYAMSSLVVLGAAVASALIVKRRINRLDLVEVLKTRE, from the coding sequence ATGGCGGCGCTCGATCGCAAACTGCTGCGAGACCTCTGGCGCCTGAAGACGCAGGTGATCGCCATCGCGATGGTCATGGCCGCCGGCGTCGCCACGCTGGTGCTCGCCGTCGGCGCCTACCGCTCGCTCAACGAGACGCGCGAGACCTATTACGAGCGCTACCGCTTCGCCGACGTCTTCGCCAACGCCACCCGCGCGCCGGAATGGCTGGCCGACGAGATCGCCCGGATTCCCGGCGTCGCCGCCGTCGAGACGCGCATCGTCAAGACCGCGATCCTCGATATCGAGGACTTCTCGGTCCCCGCCACCGCGGCGCTGGTCTCCATGCCAGCGATCGGCGAGCAGGTGCTCAACCGGCTCTATATCCGCCAGGGCCGCACGCCCGACCCCGCCCATCCCGACGAGGTCGTCGTCAACGAGGCCTTCGCCAAGGCGCACGGTTTCGTGCCCGGCGACAGCTTCCACGCCATCATGGAGGGCCGCAAGCGCAGGCTGACGATCGTCGGCATCGCCCTGTCGCCGGAATACATCTACGCGCTCGGGCCGTGGGACCTGATGCCGGACGATTCGCGCTTCGCCGTCGGCTGGATGTCGCGCAAGGCGATGGAGGCCGCCTTCGATCTCGACGGCGCGTTCTCGCAGGTCTCCGTCAAGCTGCTGCGCGGCGCCTCGGAAGCCGACGTCATCGAGCGCATCGACACGCTGCTCGAGCGCTATGGCGGGCGCGGCGCCTACGGCCGCAAGGACCAGCAGAGCCACGCCTTCCTCGATGCCGAGCTGCTTCAGCTTCAGGCGATGGCGCGCGTGCTGCCGCCGATCTTCCTGTTCGTCGCCGCCTTCCTGATCAACATGATCCTGAGCCGGCTGGTGGCGCTGGAACGCGAGCAGATCGGCCTGATGAAGGCGCTCGGCTACCGGGCGACGACCATCGGCGTGCACTATCTGAAGTTCGTCGCCGCCATCGCCGTGATCGGCATCGTCGTCGGCGGCATCGCCGGCACATGGCTCGGCTTCGGGCTGACCCGGCTCTACGGCGATTTCTACCACTTCCCCTTCCTGGTGTTCCTGTGGGGCCCGGACATCTATGCGGTCGCCGTCTTCGTCACGGTCGGCGCCGCCGTCGCCGGCGGCGCGCGCGCGGTCTGGTCGGTGGTCCGGCTGCCGCCGGCCGTCGCCATGCACGCCCCGGCGCCGCCACGCTACCGCCGCCTGTTCGCCAATGGCTGGCTGCGCCATTTTTCCCAGGTCACCATCATGATCGGCCGGCACATCCTGCGCTGGCCGGTGCGCGCGGGCCTGACGGTGTTCGGCATCTCGCTGTCCGCCGCCGTCCTGCTGGCCTCGCTGTTCGCGCTGGATTCGGTCGAGTTCATGATCGACTTCACCTATTTCCAGGCCGACCGGCAGGACGCCACGCTCGAATTCACCCAGGAACGGCCGGTCAGCGTCATCGCCGACGTGCAACGGCTGCCGGGCGTGCTTACCGCCGAGCCGACCCGCGCCGTCGCCGTCAAGGTGCGGCACGGCCATATCGAGCGGCGCGTGCCGATCATCGGCAAGCCCGCCGGCACCGACCTGAGCCGCGTCATCGATACCGGCTTTCGGCCGGTGACGCTGCCCGAGACCGGCTTCGCCCCTTCGGAGGCACTGGCCGGGATCCTCGGCGTCCGCGTCGGCGACATCGTCGAGATCGAGACGCTGGAAGGCCGCAAGCGCATCGTCGAGATGCCCGTCACCGCGATCATCCAGGGCTATATCGGCCTTCTGTCCTACATGGACATCGAGGCGGTGAACCGGCTCATGCTGGAGGGCCCGATGATCACCGGCGTGCACCTGGCGATCGACGAGGCGCAGTCAGACGCGCTGTTCGCCGCCGTCAAGGACATGCCGATGGTCGGCTCGATCGCATTGCAGAAGAAATCGCTCGAGAAGTTCCGGCAGACGCTGGCCGAGAACATCGACATCATGATCTCGGTCTATACCGGGCTGGCCATGGTGATCGCGTTCGGCGTCGTCTACAACTCCGCCCGCATCCAGCTGTCGGAGCGCGGCCGGGAGCTGGCGAGCCTGCGGGTTCTGGGCTTCACCCGGGCGGAGGTTTCGTGGATCCTGCTGGGCGAGCTCGCGGTGCTGGTCCTGGCGTCGTTGCCGCTCGGCTGGGCGCTCGGCTATCTGGTGGCGTGGGCGACGGTGCAGGGCTTCCAGAGCGAGCTTTACCGGGTGCCGCTGGTCATCGGTCGCGAGACCTACGCGATGTCGAGCCTGGTGGTGCTCGGCGCGGCCGTCGCCTCGGCGCTGATCGTCAAGCGGCGCATCAACCGGCTGGACCTCGTCGAGGTCCTCAAGACACGGGAATAG